The DNA segment CCATCTCGGCCTGCCCATGTTCGGGAGGCCGCCTCACGCCTTCAAGGTCATTCACGTCCACCCCGACGCCCTCCTCCTGTCCACCTACGAGCAGTCGGACGGCGCTTACACGCAGGCTCCCATCTATCAGAAGATTGACATCCCGCCCGGCCTGCGCGCACCCGGTGCACCGTGACGCGCTCCTCGGAGCGGGTTCGGGGTGCCCCGCGGGGCGCCGCGTGAGAGGGTTGGCTCAGCAAACATCGGGCGCGCGGGCACCCTCGCCTGGCATCGTGAGGGCGGACGCCCAAGCTACTGGGCTGCGGGCGACGGGTCGGTGTGGCCGAGGCGCTGGCGGATGTCGCGCGACGCCTGCACAACCCGGGCCGCCATGTCGGCCTTGTGGTGGGCGAGCTTCTGGCGAAGATCGGGGTCGCTGCGGGCGAGAATCTGGGCGGCGAGAATGGCGGCATTGACAGCGCCGCTCTTGCCCGTGCCCATCGTGGCGACCGGGACGCCCTGGGGCATCTGGACCATGGAGAGGAGGGAGTCGAGTCCGCCGGCGAGCCCCGTCTCCATCGGGCAGCCGATGACGGGCAGGGTGGTCTTGGAGGCGATGACGCCGGCCAGGTGGGCGGCCTTGCCCGCGGCGGCGATGAAGAGCTCGATGCCCTGGGCTTCGGCGCCGGCGGCCAGCTCGGCCACAGCGTCGGGCGACCGGTGGGCGGAGAGGACGTGAATGTCGTAGGGGATGCCGAACCGGGCGAGTTGCTCGAGGGCGGCGGTCATCGTGGCGAGGTCGGCCTCGCTGCCCATCACGACGGCGACTTTGCGGGCGGCCATGGCATTCTCCTTCCGGGATGGCGGGGGCGGCGGGGCGCACTATAGCAGATTAGCCCCGGCGGCGCAAGGCACAAGGCTCATCAGGGTTTGACGGTTCTGGCCTGACCGGCCTTGTGCAGGGCGCGAGCACTCCCGCTGCTTGCGGACCTGGCGGGTCCTTGGGAGGAGTGACGTGGAGATAGGGCAACTGGTCACTCGCCCACCGGAGGAGAAGACCGTCTGAAGGCGGGACTCCCAGCAGGTGACGGACTCGTTTGGAGTCCCGCCTTCAGGCGACGTTGCCTTATCTCCACGCCATCTGTCTTTGGGAGGGTTCTGCCGAGTGCCCGGTGGGTGCACCCTGCCCATACTTGCTCAAACCGAGAGGGTGGGGAATTGAGCAAGTATGGACAGATGGGCGAGGATTGGCGATTCTCGCGGCTCCGGCCATATCTGCTCATCTGCGGGGTGAGCAGGTATGTGTGTGGGGGGCGCGAGAGCGTAAGGCATTGCGGCATAGAGGGTTGTGGGGCGGCCCTCGCTGGCGCCGCAGGACCCGTCTCATGCTCCCCGACGGCGGCCACGCGAGGATCGGTGGACTCTGGATGAGGCGGCACAAAGATTTGAATCGCGCGCGGGCGATTGGTATACTATGGCCTTGCCTTACGACCCTGAGGAGAGAGAGAAATCATGTCCAGAGTGTGCGAATTCTGCGGGAAGAGCGTGTCGTTCGGGCGCCAGATCGCGCGGCGCGGCCTGGCCAAGAGCAAGGGCGGCATCGGCCTGAAGACGACCGGCATCACGAAGCGGGTGTTCCGGCCGAACCTCCAGAGCGTGCGCATCACCGACCAGGGCCGCGTGCGGCGCGCCCGGGTCTGCACGGCGTGCATCCGCTCGGGACGCATCCGCAAGGCTCCGTGAGCCGCCGCGCTCCCGCCGCCCCCCTTCTAGACACCGGAGGAGTGCCCGTGGATCAGCAGCCTGCCATCGGCGAACGCAGGGCCGAGGACATCGAGGCCGTCGAGAAGTTGGGCAAGGCGCGGGATATCCTGCTGCGCGAGATCCACAAGGTCATCGTGGGGCAGAGCGAGGCGATCGAGCACCTGCTGTGCTGCCTCTTCGCGCGCGGCCACTGCCTGATGATCGGCGTGCCGGGCCTGGCGAAGACGCTGATGATCAGCACCCTGGCGCGTGTGCTCAAGCTCAAGTTCAACCGCATCCAGTTCACGCCCGACCTGATGCCGTCGGACATCACGGGCACCGAGATCATCGAGGAGGACCACACCACGGGCAAGCGGGCCTTCCGCTTCGTCCGCGGGCCGGTCTTCGCCAATATCATCCTCGCCGATGAGATCAACCGCACGCCGCCCAAGACCCAGGCCGCGCTCCTCCAGTCCATGCA comes from the Planctomycetota bacterium genome and includes:
- the purE gene encoding 5-(carboxyamino)imidazole ribonucleotide mutase, which encodes MAARKVAVVMGSEADLATMTAALEQLARFGIPYDIHVLSAHRSPDAVAELAAGAEAQGIELFIAAAGKAAHLAGVIASKTTLPVIGCPMETGLAGGLDSLLSMVQMPQGVPVATMGTGKSGAVNAAILAAQILARSDPDLRQKLAHHKADMAARVVQASRDIRQRLGHTDPSPAAQ
- the rpmB gene encoding 50S ribosomal protein L28; this translates as MSRVCEFCGKSVSFGRQIARRGLAKSKGGIGLKTTGITKRVFRPNLQSVRITDQGRVRRARVCTACIRSGRIRKAP